A window from Microvirgula aerodenitrificans DSM 15089 encodes these proteins:
- a CDS encoding VOC family protein — MPKLSVIDHIHVWVKDRAASAVWYQRTLGLSPDPRFAAWAQAPSGPLTLFNSGNTVHLALFEKVDAAPSHSVIAFSVGGADFLAWIDKLAGERVLATDGRYLARDCIVDHKLAWSFYFVDPDGNPFEITSYDYSWLAAKLR; from the coding sequence ATGCCCAAGCTTTCCGTCATTGACCATATCCACGTCTGGGTGAAAGACCGGGCGGCTTCGGCCGTCTGGTACCAGCGTACCCTCGGCCTGTCGCCGGACCCGCGCTTTGCCGCCTGGGCACAGGCGCCAAGCGGGCCGCTGACGCTGTTCAACTCCGGCAATACCGTGCATCTGGCCCTGTTCGAGAAGGTGGATGCCGCCCCGTCGCACTCGGTGATTGCGTTTTCGGTCGGTGGGGCGGATTTCCTGGCCTGGATCGACAAGCTGGCCGGGGAGCGGGTGCTGGCGACCGACGGGCGCTATCTGGCGCGTGACTGCATCGTCGATCACAAGCTGGCCTGGTCGTTCTATTTTGTCGACCCGGACGGCAACCCGTTCGAGATCACCAGCTATGATTACTCGTGGCTGGCTGCCAAGCTTCGCTAG
- a CDS encoding MFS transporter, with translation MNSLELRASVGLAGLYGLRMLGMFLVLPVFALYATALPGGDNHALIGIALGSYGLTQALLQLPFGMLSDRIGRKKVIYAGLLLFAAGSFVAAGATDIWWLMIGRTIQGAGAISAAVTALLADLTREENRTKAMAMIGMTIGTTFAASLVLAPLLTKWIGVNGIFALTGVLTLLAMIGVKFIIPDPSVSRFHSDTEANTARLPVVLRDPQLLRLNFGILALHASQMAMFVVMPFALIQTAGLDKTHHWEVYLPVTLIGFLLMVPAIIYGEKRQQLKPVFVGAVALMFIAQLGMAFALDSFWEIVVLLGLYFIAFNILEACLPSLISKIAPTDAKGTAIGVYNTAQSIGLFLGAAIGGWLYSYAGSGAVFGFTSILIGVWLTLAISMAAPMAVRTEMFHIGEDWQGDAAALSSRLSSQKGVKEAVVIASERVAYLKVMQNDWDRASVNKLIEETY, from the coding sequence ATGAATTCATTGGAACTGCGTGCGAGCGTGGGGCTCGCCGGTCTTTACGGCCTGCGAATGCTGGGCATGTTTCTGGTGCTGCCCGTGTTCGCACTGTACGCGACCGCCCTGCCGGGCGGTGACAACCACGCACTGATCGGCATCGCGCTGGGCAGTTACGGTCTGACCCAGGCCCTGCTGCAACTGCCGTTCGGCATGCTGTCCGACCGCATCGGCCGCAAGAAGGTCATCTATGCCGGCCTGCTGCTGTTTGCCGCCGGCAGCTTCGTCGCCGCCGGCGCCACCGACATCTGGTGGCTGATGATCGGCCGCACCATCCAGGGCGCCGGCGCCATTTCCGCCGCCGTCACCGCGCTGCTGGCCGACCTGACCCGCGAGGAAAACCGCACCAAGGCCATGGCCATGATCGGCATGACCATCGGCACCACCTTTGCCGCCAGCCTGGTGCTCGCCCCGCTGCTGACCAAGTGGATCGGCGTCAACGGCATCTTCGCCCTGACCGGCGTGCTGACGCTGCTGGCGATGATCGGGGTCAAGTTCATCATCCCGGACCCGTCAGTGTCGCGTTTCCACTCCGATACCGAGGCCAATACCGCCCGCCTGCCGGTGGTGCTGCGCGACCCGCAGCTGCTGCGGCTGAACTTCGGCATCCTGGCGCTGCACGCCTCGCAGATGGCCATGTTCGTGGTCATGCCGTTCGCGCTGATCCAGACCGCCGGTCTCGACAAGACGCATCACTGGGAGGTCTACCTGCCGGTGACGCTGATCGGCTTCCTGCTGATGGTGCCGGCCATCATTTACGGCGAGAAGCGCCAGCAGCTGAAACCGGTGTTCGTCGGCGCAGTCGCGCTGATGTTCATCGCCCAGCTCGGCATGGCATTCGCGCTGGACTCGTTCTGGGAAATCGTGGTCCTGCTCGGCCTGTACTTCATCGCCTTCAACATCCTTGAAGCCTGCCTGCCGTCACTGATTTCCAAGATCGCGCCGACCGATGCCAAAGGCACTGCCATCGGCGTGTACAATACCGCGCAATCCATCGGCCTGTTCCTCGGCGCGGCGATCGGCGGCTGGCTGTACAGCTATGCCGGCAGCGGCGCCGTGTTCGGCTTCACCAGCATCCTGATTGGCGTTTGGCTTACACTCGCCATCAGCATGGCAGCCCCCATGGCAGTCAGGACCGAGATGTTCCATATCGGTGAAGACTGGCAGGGCGACGCCGCCGCGCTGTCCTCCCGCCTGTCCAGCCAGAAGGGCGTCAAGGAGGCGGTAGTGATCGCCAGCGAGCGCGTGGCCTACCTTAAAGTGATGCAGAACGACTGGGACCGTGCCAGCGTCAACAAACTCATCGAGGAGACTTACTAG
- a CDS encoding TetR/AcrR family transcriptional regulator — MNESLVDTESLGREEQDSVEVNRPDTATRILDVAEKLFIEHGFDATSLRLITQQAEVNLAAVNYHFGSKDALLQQAVIRRLAPWNRQCIEELDRLEAQGKPLTVEALVYGFIRPSLAMSRDPTRGGALFVRLLSRTFIENHKMLREAIPADHSEFVKRYSRAFSKVLPELGIEELAWRLHFSFSLMFNAFAGNDVLKVFIKKQQIVSARDPDIVARHLLPYVIAGLTAPMPE, encoded by the coding sequence ATGAATGAATCCCTAGTGGATACCGAATCGCTGGGCAGGGAAGAGCAGGACAGTGTGGAAGTCAACAGGCCCGATACCGCGACACGCATCCTCGATGTGGCTGAAAAGCTGTTTATCGAGCATGGATTCGATGCGACCTCGCTGCGTCTGATCACGCAGCAGGCGGAGGTCAATCTGGCCGCCGTCAACTATCACTTTGGTTCCAAGGATGCACTGCTGCAACAGGCCGTCATTCGCCGGCTGGCACCGTGGAACCGGCAGTGCATCGAAGAGCTGGACCGGCTCGAGGCACAGGGCAAGCCACTGACGGTCGAAGCGCTGGTATACGGCTTCATCCGTCCGTCGCTGGCGATGTCCAGGGACCCGACCCGGGGCGGCGCGCTGTTTGTGCGTCTGCTGTCGCGCACCTTCATCGAGAACCACAAGATGTTGCGCGAGGCGATTCCGGCCGACCACAGCGAGTTCGTCAAACGTTACAGCCGGGCGTTTTCCAAAGTGCTGCCGGAACTCGGCATCGAGGAGCTGGCCTGGCGGCTGCATTTCAGTTTCAGTCTGATGTTCAATGCCTTTGCCGGCAATGACGTGCTGAAAGTGTTTATCAAGAAGCAACAGATCGTGTCGGCACGCGACCCGGACATTGTCGCCCGTCACCTGCTGCCATACGTGATTGCGGGGCTGACGGCGCCGATGCCGGAGTAG
- a CDS encoding 3-hydroxyacyl-CoA dehydrogenase/enoyl-CoA hydratase family protein: protein MSQSKFIVRKVAVLGAGVMGAQIAAHLVNAKVPTLLFDLPAKEGDKSAIARKAIDGLKKLKPAPLAGKDRADYITPANYDEHLALLKDCDLVIEAIAERIDWKSDLYHKVAPHLGEHTIFATNTSGLSINKLADACPADVRSRFCGVHFFNPPRYMHLVEIIAASQSDAHILDNLERFLVTTLGKGVVRAKDTPNFVANRVGVFSMLATIHNAEKYGIRFDVVDDLTGPRLGRPKSATFRTADVVGLDTFAHVVKTMQDTLPEDPWHSLFKTPAWLAALIEKGALGQKTRQGIYKKDGKQMFVLDPAKGEYVEAGQKGDDAVKAILKEADPAVRFKKLRESQNPQAQFLWACFRDVFHYIGYHLADIADNARDLDLAIRWGFGWSVGPFETWQSAGWQQVAKWIDEDRAAGNALSSAGLPAWALDGNRAGVHFPEGSYSATKNTLVPRSSLDVYARQLAPARVLGENAPKLGETVFENDGVRAFTSGDGVLVVSFLSKAHAIGPAVLEGLNKAIDLAEDQYQALVIWHEDAPFSVGADLQSMMPAFMMGDWDAIDATVNQFQATSMRLRYSQIPVVAATQGYAFGGGCEFVMHADKVVAGLETYIGLVEVGVGLLPGGGGCKEFALRAAQQAKGDVLAALKDYFMAIATARVGTSALEGQEIGYLRKTDTVVFNAYELLHVAKSEALALAEAGYRPPLKVKAFPVAGRSGAASIKGQLVNMLEGRFISQHDFTIAGLIADVMTGGDVDAGTLVDEQWILDLERKAFLSLLKNPLTQARIANMLTTGKPLRN, encoded by the coding sequence ATGTCTCAATCCAAGTTCATCGTACGCAAGGTGGCCGTGCTCGGCGCCGGAGTGATGGGGGCGCAGATCGCCGCACATCTGGTCAACGCCAAGGTCCCGACCCTGCTTTTCGATCTGCCGGCGAAAGAAGGCGACAAGAGCGCCATCGCCCGCAAGGCCATCGACGGGCTGAAAAAGCTCAAGCCCGCGCCGCTGGCCGGCAAGGACCGCGCCGACTACATCACGCCGGCCAACTACGATGAACACCTGGCTCTGCTGAAGGATTGCGATCTGGTTATCGAGGCGATCGCCGAACGCATCGACTGGAAGTCCGACCTGTACCACAAGGTGGCGCCGCACCTTGGCGAACACACGATTTTCGCCACCAATACCTCCGGCCTGTCGATCAACAAGCTGGCCGATGCCTGCCCGGCTGACGTGCGCTCGCGCTTCTGCGGCGTGCACTTCTTCAATCCGCCGCGCTACATGCACCTGGTCGAGATCATTGCCGCATCGCAGTCCGATGCGCACATTCTCGACAACCTCGAACGTTTCCTGGTCACCACGCTCGGCAAGGGCGTCGTGCGCGCCAAGGACACGCCGAACTTTGTCGCCAACCGCGTCGGCGTGTTCTCGATGCTGGCGACCATTCACAACGCCGAAAAATACGGCATCCGTTTCGATGTCGTCGACGACCTGACCGGCCCGCGCCTCGGCCGCCCGAAGTCGGCGACCTTCCGTACCGCCGACGTGGTCGGCCTGGATACCTTCGCCCATGTGGTCAAGACCATGCAGGACACCCTGCCGGAAGACCCGTGGCACTCGCTGTTCAAGACCCCGGCCTGGCTGGCCGCGCTGATCGAAAAGGGCGCGCTGGGCCAGAAGACCCGCCAGGGCATCTACAAGAAGGACGGCAAGCAGATGTTCGTGCTCGACCCGGCAAAGGGCGAGTATGTCGAAGCCGGCCAGAAGGGCGACGACGCGGTCAAGGCCATCCTGAAGGAAGCCGACCCGGCCGTCCGTTTCAAGAAACTGCGCGAAAGCCAGAATCCGCAGGCGCAGTTCCTGTGGGCATGCTTCCGTGACGTGTTCCACTACATCGGCTATCACCTGGCCGATATCGCCGATAACGCCCGCGATCTGGATCTGGCCATCCGCTGGGGCTTCGGCTGGTCGGTCGGCCCGTTCGAGACCTGGCAATCCGCCGGCTGGCAGCAAGTGGCCAAATGGATCGACGAAGACCGTGCCGCCGGCAACGCCCTGAGCAGCGCCGGTCTGCCGGCCTGGGCACTCGACGGCAACCGTGCCGGCGTGCACTTCCCGGAAGGCTCATACAGCGCGACCAAGAACACCCTGGTACCGCGTTCGTCGCTGGACGTGTACGCGCGTCAGCTGGCGCCGGCCCGCGTGCTCGGCGAAAACGCGCCGAAGCTCGGCGAGACCGTATTCGAGAACGACGGCGTGCGCGCCTTCACCAGCGGCGACGGCGTGCTGGTGGTGTCGTTCCTGAGCAAGGCCCACGCTATTGGCCCGGCCGTGCTCGAAGGTCTGAACAAGGCCATCGATCTGGCGGAAGACCAGTACCAGGCACTGGTGATCTGGCACGAGGACGCCCCGTTCTCGGTCGGCGCCGACCTGCAGTCGATGATGCCGGCCTTCATGATGGGCGACTGGGACGCGATCGACGCGACCGTCAACCAGTTCCAGGCCACGTCGATGCGCCTGCGCTATAGCCAGATCCCGGTGGTCGCGGCAACCCAGGGCTACGCATTCGGCGGCGGCTGCGAGTTCGTCATGCACGCCGACAAGGTGGTGGCAGGGCTGGAAACCTATATCGGTCTGGTCGAAGTGGGCGTCGGCCTGCTGCCGGGCGGCGGCGGTTGCAAGGAATTTGCGCTGCGCGCCGCGCAGCAGGCAAAGGGCGACGTGCTGGCCGCGCTGAAGGATTACTTCATGGCCATCGCTACCGCCAGGGTCGGCACCAGCGCGCTGGAAGGCCAGGAAATCGGCTACCTCCGCAAGACCGATACCGTGGTGTTCAACGCCTATGAACTGCTGCATGTCGCCAAGTCCGAGGCACTGGCGCTGGCCGAAGCCGGCTACCGTCCGCCGCTGAAGGTCAAGGCCTTCCCGGTTGCCGGTCGCAGTGGCGCCGCCTCGATCAAGGGCCAGCTGGTGAACATGCTGGAAGGGCGCTTCATCAGCCAGCACGACTTCACCATCGCCGGCCTGATTGCCGACGTGATGACCGGCGGCGATGTCGATGCCGGCACCCTGGTCGACGAACAGTGGATCCTCGACCTGGAGCGCAAGGCTTTCCTGTCGCTGCTGAAGAACCCGCTGACCCAGGCCCGCATCGCCAACATGCTGACCACCGGCAAGCCGCTGCGCAACTGA
- a CDS encoding acetyl-CoA C-acyltransferase, which yields MSKQIQEAYIVATTRTPVGKAPRGMMRNVRPDDMLAHVLKSALAQVPELDPNLINDVVVGCAFPEAEQGLNMARIGVLLAGLPETVGGLTINRYCSSGINAVQIAADRIRTGEADVVIAAGSESMSMVPMMGNKVSLNPEIFARDENYAIAYGMGLTAEKVAQQWKVSREDQDAFALESHRRAIAAIQGGKFKAEISPLDVTYRVPNLKTGEVEYVKKTLDTDEGPRPDTTLEGLGKLKTVFDARGSVTAGNSSQMSDGAGAVILVSEKVLKQFNLTPLGRYVSFAVKGVPPSIMGIGPKVAIPAALENAGLKQDDLKWIELNEAFAAQALAVIRDLELDTSKINPNGGAIALGHPLGATGAIRTATLVHGMRESGQKGYGMVTMCIGTGMGAAGIIEIL from the coding sequence ATGAGCAAACAGATTCAAGAAGCCTATATCGTCGCGACGACCCGCACGCCGGTCGGCAAGGCGCCGCGCGGCATGATGCGCAATGTGCGTCCGGATGACATGCTGGCCCACGTGCTGAAGAGCGCGCTGGCCCAGGTGCCGGAACTGGACCCGAACCTGATCAATGACGTCGTGGTCGGCTGCGCGTTCCCGGAAGCCGAACAGGGTCTGAACATGGCGCGCATCGGCGTGCTGCTGGCCGGCCTGCCGGAAACCGTCGGCGGCCTGACCATCAACCGCTACTGCTCGTCGGGCATCAACGCGGTGCAGATCGCCGCCGACCGCATCCGTACCGGTGAGGCCGACGTGGTCATCGCCGCCGGCAGCGAATCGATGTCGATGGTGCCGATGATGGGCAACAAGGTGTCGCTGAATCCGGAAATCTTCGCCCGTGACGAGAACTATGCGATTGCCTACGGCATGGGTCTGACGGCGGAAAAGGTGGCCCAGCAGTGGAAGGTGTCGCGTGAAGACCAGGATGCGTTTGCACTGGAATCGCATCGCCGCGCCATCGCCGCGATCCAGGGCGGCAAGTTCAAGGCGGAAATCAGCCCGCTGGACGTGACCTACCGCGTGCCGAACCTGAAGACCGGCGAAGTCGAATACGTGAAGAAGACGCTGGACACCGATGAAGGCCCGCGTCCGGACACCACGCTGGAAGGCCTCGGCAAGCTGAAGACCGTGTTCGATGCCAGGGGCTCGGTTACGGCCGGCAACAGCTCGCAGATGTCTGATGGCGCTGGCGCCGTGATTCTGGTCAGCGAAAAGGTGCTCAAGCAGTTCAACCTGACGCCGCTGGGCCGCTATGTGTCCTTCGCCGTCAAGGGCGTGCCGCCGTCGATCATGGGCATCGGCCCGAAGGTGGCCATTCCGGCCGCGCTGGAAAACGCCGGCCTGAAGCAGGACGACCTGAAGTGGATCGAGCTGAACGAAGCCTTTGCCGCGCAGGCGCTGGCAGTGATTCGCGATCTGGAACTGGATACCAGCAAGATCAACCCGAATGGCGGCGCCATCGCCCTCGGTCACCCGCTGGGTGCAACCGGCGCCATCCGCACCGCGACACTGGTGCACGGGATGCGTGAAAGCGGCCAGAAGGGCTATGGCATGGTCACGATGTGCATCGGCACCGGCATGGGTGCGGCAGGCATTATCGAAATCCTGTAA
- the uvrA gene encoding excinuclease ABC subunit UvrA: MDSIRIRGARTHNLKNVNLDLPRHKLIVITGLSGSGKSSLAFDTLYAEGQRRYVESLSAYARQFLQLMEKPDVDLIEGLSPAISIEQKATSHNPRSTVGTVTEIHDYLRLLFARVGTPYCPDHDRPLESQTVSQMVDHALALPAETRLMILAPLVVERKGEQLDLFDELRAQGFVRVRVDGEVCEIDAVPKLDKNKKHTVEVVVDRLKVREDMKQRLAESFETALRHAEGRAIAMEMDSGKEYWFSSKFACPVCSYSLPELEPRLFSFNNPMGACPHCDGLGHITFFDPRRVAAHPTLSLAAGAIKGWDKRNQFYYQMLQSLAMHYGFEIDLPFEMLPEKVRHVVLHGSGREAIPFIYVNERGAKVTREHPFEGIIPNLERRYRETDSQAVREELAKYQANQPCPHCHGTRLRKEARNVRVADRTLHELNQLPLKVTLSWFDSLAFTGQKQAVAEKIVKEIRDRLGFLNNVGLDYLSLDRSADTLSGGEAQRIRLASQIGSGLTGVMYVLDEPSIGLHQRDNDRLLATLMRLRDLGNSVIVVEHDEDAIRAADYLVDMGPGAGEHGGHVLMAGLPSEVAACPDSVTGQFLSGRRTIEMPDARRPPDPERLLRVLGATGNNLKHVDLEVPVGLLTCVTGVSGSGKSTLINDTLYAAAARELNGASSEPAAHDDITGMEFFDKVINVDQSPIGRTPRSNPATYTGMFTPIRELYAGVPTSRERGYGPGRFSFNVKGGRCEACQGDGVLKVEMHFLPDVYVPCDVCHGKRYNRETLEVHYKGKSIHEVLDMTVEQALAFFAAVPSVARKLSTLMDVGLGYIRLGQSATTLSGGEAQRVKLALELSKRDTGRTLYILDEPTTGLHFHDIDLLLKVLRRLRENGNTVVVIEHNLDVIKTADWVVDLGPEGGDGGGRILVAGTPETVAEHPDSFTGHYLKKVLTPQR; the protein is encoded by the coding sequence ATGGATAGCATTCGCATTCGCGGCGCCCGTACGCACAATCTGAAGAACGTCAATCTCGACCTGCCCCGCCACAAGCTGATCGTGATTACCGGCCTGTCCGGTTCCGGCAAATCTTCGCTCGCCTTCGACACGCTGTACGCGGAGGGTCAGCGGCGCTATGTCGAGTCGCTTTCCGCCTACGCACGGCAGTTCCTGCAACTGATGGAGAAACCGGACGTCGATCTGATCGAGGGCCTGAGCCCGGCGATTTCGATCGAGCAGAAGGCCACCAGTCACAACCCGCGCTCCACCGTCGGCACCGTCACCGAGATCCACGACTACCTGCGCCTGCTGTTCGCCCGCGTCGGCACGCCGTACTGTCCCGATCACGACCGGCCGCTGGAGTCGCAAACCGTCAGCCAGATGGTCGACCACGCGCTGGCGCTGCCGGCCGAGACCCGGCTGATGATCCTGGCGCCGCTGGTGGTCGAGCGCAAGGGTGAGCAGCTCGACCTGTTCGACGAACTGCGCGCGCAGGGCTTTGTCCGGGTGCGGGTCGATGGCGAGGTCTGCGAGATCGACGCCGTGCCCAAACTGGACAAGAACAAGAAGCATACCGTCGAGGTCGTGGTCGACCGGCTGAAGGTCCGCGAGGACATGAAGCAGCGTCTGGCCGAGTCGTTTGAAACCGCGCTGCGCCATGCCGAAGGCCGGGCGATCGCGATGGAGATGGACAGCGGCAAGGAGTACTGGTTCTCGTCCAAGTTCGCCTGTCCGGTTTGCAGCTACAGCCTGCCGGAGCTGGAACCGCGCCTGTTCAGCTTCAACAATCCGATGGGGGCGTGCCCGCATTGCGACGGGCTGGGCCACATCACCTTCTTCGATCCGCGCCGTGTGGCCGCGCACCCGACACTGTCGCTGGCGGCCGGCGCGATCAAGGGCTGGGACAAGCGCAACCAGTTCTACTACCAGATGCTGCAGTCGCTGGCCATGCACTATGGCTTCGAGATCGACCTGCCGTTCGAGATGCTGCCGGAGAAGGTGCGCCACGTGGTGCTGCACGGTTCCGGCCGTGAAGCGATCCCGTTCATCTACGTGAACGAGCGCGGGGCCAAGGTCACGCGCGAGCATCCGTTCGAGGGCATCATCCCGAACCTCGAACGCCGCTACCGCGAGACCGATTCGCAGGCGGTGCGCGAGGAACTGGCCAAGTACCAGGCCAACCAGCCGTGCCCGCACTGCCATGGCACCCGCCTGCGCAAGGAGGCGCGCAATGTCCGCGTGGCCGATCGCACGCTGCATGAGCTGAACCAGTTGCCGCTGAAAGTCACGCTGTCGTGGTTCGACTCGCTGGCCTTTACCGGCCAGAAACAGGCGGTGGCGGAAAAAATCGTCAAGGAAATCCGCGATCGTCTCGGCTTCCTGAACAATGTCGGCCTCGACTACCTGTCGCTGGACCGCTCGGCCGACACCCTGTCCGGCGGCGAGGCGCAGCGTATCCGGCTGGCCAGCCAGATCGGTTCCGGGCTGACCGGGGTGATGTATGTGCTCGACGAGCCGTCCATCGGCCTGCACCAGCGCGACAACGACCGGCTGCTGGCCACGCTGATGCGCTTGCGCGACCTTGGCAACAGCGTGATCGTGGTCGAGCACGACGAAGATGCCATTCGTGCTGCCGACTATCTGGTCGACATGGGGCCGGGTGCCGGCGAGCATGGCGGCCACGTGCTGATGGCCGGCCTGCCGTCCGAAGTCGCGGCCTGCCCCGACTCGGTGACCGGCCAGTTCCTGTCCGGCCGCCGCACCATCGAGATGCCGGACGCGCGCCGTCCGCCCGATCCGGAGCGGCTGCTGCGCGTGCTCGGCGCGACCGGCAACAACCTGAAGCATGTCGACCTGGAAGTGCCGGTCGGCCTGCTGACCTGCGTGACCGGCGTGTCCGGCTCGGGCAAGTCGACGCTGATCAACGATACGCTGTACGCGGCCGCGGCGCGCGAGCTGAACGGTGCCAGTTCCGAACCGGCTGCGCATGACGACATCACCGGCATGGAGTTCTTCGACAAGGTCATCAATGTCGACCAGAGCCCGATCGGCCGTACGCCGCGTTCCAACCCGGCGACCTATACCGGCATGTTCACGCCGATCCGCGAGCTGTATGCCGGCGTACCGACCTCGCGCGAGCGCGGTTACGGCCCGGGCCGCTTCAGTTTCAACGTCAAGGGCGGCCGGTGCGAGGCCTGCCAGGGCGACGGGGTGCTGAAAGTCGAGATGCATTTCCTGCCGGATGTGTACGTGCCGTGCGATGTCTGCCACGGCAAGCGCTACAACCGCGAAACGCTGGAAGTGCACTACAAGGGCAAGAGCATCCACGAGGTGCTGGACATGACCGTCGAGCAGGCGCTTGCGTTCTTTGCCGCCGTGCCGTCAGTGGCGCGCAAGCTGTCGACGCTGATGGATGTCGGCCTCGGCTATATCCGGCTGGGACAGAGCGCGACCACGCTGTCCGGTGGCGAGGCGCAGCGGGTGAAGCTGGCGCTGGAACTGAGCAAGCGCGACACCGGCCGGACCCTGTATATTCTCGACGAGCCGACGACCGGGCTGCATTTCCATGACATTGATCTACTGTTGAAAGTGCTGCGTCGCCTGCGCGAGAACGGCAACACGGTGGTGGTGATCGAACATAACCTGGACGTGATCAAGACTGCCGACTGGGTGGTCGACCTCGGTCCTGAAGGCGGCGATGGCGGCGGGCGCATCCTGGTTGCCGGCACACCGGAAACGGTGGCCGAACATCCGGACAGCTTTACCGGTCATTACCTGAAAAAAGTCCTGACTCCACAACGATAA
- a CDS encoding OmpP1/FadL family transporter yields MKIKNLSLLVAMMGGAPAIALASGYHFGSQSVSAQGTAFASGAEAADASTIFYNPAGMSRLQGTQFSGGLTFVLPNSDYSDKGSTNYLKRPTGGGDGGSFAPDIVVAPSMYLTHQINDQITAGIGMFVPYGASLDYGGDWVGRYGLTKIDLMTININPSISFKLNDHHSFGFGVSAQYMNAELDKASDAVTGLRMGAAAGAFGPASSAITNLINAGAISGAGTIKIKGNDWGYGFNLGYMYTLDENTRFGIAYRSAISQKLRGSANWDFSGVNMTSAVPGALQGAINSRLNSKHPDSDATVDVKTPEAVSINGFHQINDKWAVMSDVTWTRHSQMKSIDVNFNTAGEGDFVVRQNWRNTYKVSVGANYRYNDALLFRSGIAYDQSPVSNDNLRHSALPDSNRWLFSLGGNYQVTKLDSLDFAYTYVNFANANVNYTDSCTPVSTSCTGNGETTKGQYKTSIHMVGIQYNRAF; encoded by the coding sequence ATGAAGATCAAAAATCTTAGCCTGCTGGTGGCAATGATGGGCGGGGCACCGGCGATCGCGCTGGCCTCGGGTTACCACTTTGGCTCGCAAAGCGTGTCGGCACAGGGCACGGCGTTCGCCAGCGGCGCGGAAGCCGCTGACGCGTCCACCATTTTCTACAACCCGGCCGGCATGTCGCGGCTGCAGGGCACCCAGTTCTCCGGCGGCCTGACCTTCGTGCTGCCGAATTCGGACTACAGTGACAAGGGCTCGACCAACTACCTGAAGCGCCCGACCGGCGGCGGTGATGGCGGTTCGTTCGCGCCGGACATCGTGGTGGCGCCGTCGATGTACCTGACGCACCAGATCAATGACCAGATCACGGCCGGCATTGGCATGTTCGTGCCGTATGGCGCCTCGCTCGACTACGGCGGCGACTGGGTCGGCCGCTACGGTCTGACCAAGATCGACCTGATGACCATCAACATCAACCCGTCGATCTCGTTCAAGCTCAACGACCACCACAGCTTCGGCTTCGGCGTGTCGGCGCAGTACATGAACGCGGAACTCGACAAGGCCTCCGATGCGGTGACCGGTCTGCGCATGGGCGCGGCAGCCGGTGCGTTTGGCCCGGCTTCGTCGGCGATCACCAACCTGATCAATGCCGGGGCGATCTCCGGCGCCGGTACCATCAAGATCAAGGGCAACGACTGGGGCTACGGCTTCAACCTCGGCTACATGTACACGCTGGACGAGAACACCCGCTTCGGCATTGCCTACCGCTCGGCCATCAGCCAGAAGCTGCGCGGCTCGGCAAACTGGGACTTCAGCGGCGTGAACATGACGAGTGCCGTCCCGGGGGCGCTTCAGGGTGCAATCAACAGCAGGCTGAACAGCAAGCATCCGGACAGCGACGCCACGGTGGACGTGAAGACGCCGGAAGCGGTGTCGATCAACGGCTTCCATCAGATCAACGACAAGTGGGCGGTCATGAGCGATGTGACCTGGACCCGCCACTCGCAGATGAAGAGCATCGACGTCAACTTCAACACCGCTGGCGAGGGTGACTTCGTCGTGCGTCAGAACTGGCGCAATACCTACAAGGTGTCGGTCGGCGCGAACTATCGTTACAACGACGCACTGCTGTTCCGCAGCGGTATCGCCTATGACCAGTCGCCGGTCAGCAATGACAACCTGCGTCACTCGGCCCTGCCGGACAGCAACCGCTGGCTGTTCTCGCTCGGCGGCAACTATCAGGTCACCAAGCTCGACTCGCTGGACTTTGCGTACACCTACGTGAACTTCGCCAACGCCAACGTGAACTACACCGACAGTTGCACGCCGGTTTCGACCAGCTGCACCGGCAACGGCGAAACCACCAAGGGTCAGTACAAGACCAGCATCCACATGGTGGGTATCCAGTACAACCGCGCCTTCTGA
- a CDS encoding single-stranded DNA-binding protein has product MASVNKVILVGNLGRDPEVRYMPNGEAVANFSIATTDQWKDKNGMRQERTEWHNIVMYRRLAEIAGEYLKKGRPVYIEGRIQSRKYNGKDGVERTAFEIVADQMQMLGGRDGGEGGSSNYGSGSGGASSGGGNYGGGSRASAGGNAAPQDNFRDDTPPAAPRRPEPKPAQNFDDLDDDIPF; this is encoded by the coding sequence ATGGCGTCCGTCAACAAAGTGATCCTGGTCGGCAACCTCGGCCGTGATCCGGAAGTCCGCTATATGCCGAATGGCGAAGCGGTAGCCAATTTCAGCATCGCAACCACCGACCAGTGGAAAGACAAGAACGGCATGCGCCAGGAGCGCACCGAATGGCACAACATCGTCATGTATCGCCGTTTGGCTGAAATTGCCGGCGAATACCTGAAGAAGGGCCGCCCGGTCTATATCGAAGGCCGCATCCAGTCGCGCAAATACAACGGCAAGGACGGCGTCGAACGCACCGCATTCGAGATCGTCGCCGACCAGATGCAGATGCTGGGCGGCCGTGACGGCGGCGAAGGCGGCAGCAGCAACTACGGCAGCGGCAGTGGTGGCGCCAGCAGTGGCGGCGGCAACTACGGTGGTGGCAGCCGGGCCAGCGCCGGCGGCAACGCCGCCCCGCAGGACAATTTCCGCGACGACACCCCGCCGGCAGCCCCGCGCCGCCCGGAGCCGAAGCCGGCGCAGAACTTCGACGATCTGGACGACGATATTCCGTTCTGA